One Chitinivibrionales bacterium genomic window, CACATGTCCGGTTGGCGCCAATGCAAGTTATTTACTAATAAGAACTTCGCCGCCGCGTTAGGGGCGACTGGAGGCGCCGGAGCGCGGTGCTGCCCGGCCGACCCCGCAAAGCGGGGGAACGTCCAACTTTTTTAAAACTCACTAATACTGCGATTACTCTCGCCTCTACAACCAACTATTTTTATCTAACTATGCAATCCGTCCCCAACCGCAACGCCCCCTGCTACTGCGGCAGCGGCAAGAAATACAAGAAATGCCATATGCTGCTGGACCAGAAGTCGGGCGCGGCGCAAATAAAACCGAAGCGCAGGCTCGCCAAGACGCAATCCGAGATCGAGGCCATGCGCGGGGCCGGCGCCTTCAACGGCGAGCTCATGGATTACATGCGGCGGTTTGTCAGGGCCGGCGCATCGACCCTGGAGCTCGATACGCTCGCGCACGACTACACCGTGCAACACGGCCATACGCCCGCGTGCCTCAATTACAAGGGTTACCCAAAGTCAATCTGCACGTCCATCAACAACGTCGTGTGCCACGGCATCCCGTCGGCGCATGACGTGCTCAACAACGGCGACATCGTGAACGTCGACCTCACCACCATCGTGGACGGCTTTTACGGCGATTCGTCGGAGACGTTCATGATCGGCGACGTGGGGGAGAAGGCCAGGCATCTTGTGATGGTGACGGCAAAGGCGATGCTGCTCGGCATTGCCGCATGCAGGCCGGGCAATCATCTGCAGGCCATTGCCCGGGCCATTGAGCCGTATGCGCGGGCGCAGGGCTGCTCCGTGGTGCACCAGTACACGGGCCACGGCGTCGGCACTCAGTTCCACGAGCACTTCAGCGTGTATCACCATATCGCGACCGACGGCGACGACGTGGAGCTCGAGCCGGGCATGACGCTCACCGTGGAGCCCATGATCAACCTCGGCGGATGGGAAGTAGTCACCGACCCGCGCGACAAGTGGACCGTGCGCACCAAGGACGGCTCGCTGTCCGCCCAGTTCGAGCACACGGTGCTCGTCACCGGTGGCGCGCCCGAAATCCTCACGCTCACCCCGTCGCAAAAGAAGGCGGGCGCGGCCATCATCGTGCCCGGCATGGACCTTTCATGAAGCCCACCCGCCTCTTCGACACCGATGTTCCCCCGCCCTCAGAGCGCGTGATCCTTGCCGGGCTGTTTACAGAAGGGACCGATCCGGAGCTGTTCGAGATTGACATGAAGGAAATGCGCATGCTGTGCGCCACCGCGGGCGCCACCATCGCCGAGACCGCGGTGCAGCGCCGCGACGCGCCGGTCGCGTCGACCTACATCGGCACGGGCAAACTGGAAGAGATCCGCGGGCTCATGAAGCGGCACGGATGCAAGACCGTGGTCATCGACGGCCAGCTGTCGCCCGGCCAGGTGCGCAACATCGAGAAGATCGTGGAGGGCAAGGTGATCGACCGCGCCCAGCTCATCCTCGACATTTTCGCCAAGCACGCGCGCACCAACGAGGCCCGCATCCAGGTGGAGCTCGCGCAGATGAAAACGCTGTACCCGCGGCTCACGCACGCGTGGACCCACTTTTCCCAGCAGGTGGGCGGCATCGGCACCACCGGGCCGGGAGAAAAACAGCTCGAGGTGGACCGCCGGCTCATCAAGAAAAAGATCAGCGACCTCAACGACCGGCTCAAGGCAATCGAGAAATCCCGCGCCACGCAGCGCAAGTCGCGCGCGGGCGAGTTCAAGGTGACGCTCGTGGGCTACACCAACGTGGGGAAATCGTGCCTGCTCAACGCGCTGTCGGGCGCCGACGTGCTCGTGCAGAACAGGCTTTTTGCCACGCTCGATACGGCCACGCGCCGTACGTTCATACAGGGGATCGGTGAGATCGTCATCTCCGACACGGTGGGCTTTCTGCGCAAGCTCCCGCCCGATCTTGTCGCGTCGTTCAGGGGGACGCTCGAGGTGGTGTCGCAGGCCGACCTGCTCCTCATCGTGATGGACGCGGCGAGCCCGTGGTCGGACCGCCAGCTCGCGACTGTCAAGGAAGTGCTCGCCGACCTCGGCGCCGACCACATCCCGCACCTGCTGCTGTTCAACAAGATCGACCTTGTCGCCGATCCGGTCGCGCGGAAAAAACTTTCGGTCAATTATCCCGACGCGCTGCTCGTTTCCGCGCTTTCGCCGGATGACATGGCCGTGGTGAAGGAGCATGTCGCGGAAATAATCAGGACGTATAAAAAAGACGCCGCCGCGGCCGACATCATAGCGAAGAAGACGAAGGAACTGAACAGGGATCCGGATGAGCCGGCGGGATTGCCCTGGGAAAATAGATAAAATTTTAATTCAGAGTTGGGCGTTCCCCTCGCCTTCGTCAAGACTCAGGCTCGGGTCGGCCCTCCTTCCGGTCCACCCCTTCGGGTGCTTCTCCCTCGTCAGGGATTTCCAAGGGTCACAAGGGTCGTCGTCCTTCGGCCCGGCCTCCAACCCGCCTGACGCACCGGAATTGGCAGTATTGCCGGTTTTCATCATCCCCCTTGTCAAGGGGATGGCGCCGGAGGCGGAGGGGGATGGACCACCGCGGTCGCGTTGCGAAGGGGCGACGCCTCGGGTAATCGGCGACCCGGCCGATGGGCATAGGGCGGTCCGGCAACGAGGCGAACAGCCGAGCCCGGAGGGAGACCGACCATAGCCCGCGCTTCAGCGAGGGCGAGGGGAACGCCCAACTTAATTTATCAAATCAAAAAGAATCATTTTTATGCAAGCACCACAACTTTTATCCAAGCCCCGCTACTCCATCCTCGACGGCCTGCGCGGCGTGGCCGCGGTCATGGTGGTGATCTTCCACGTTTTCGAGGCGCATGCCCGTGGCCATTTTGACCAGATCGTAAACCACGGATACCTGGCGGTCGATTTCTTCTTTGTCCTCTCCGGCTTCGTGGTCGCCTATGCCTACGACGACCGCTTCGTCTCCATGGGCGTCATGGGTTTTTTCAAGCGGCGGCTGGTCAGACTCCATCCCATGGTCATCATGGGCTCGGTCGTCGGCGCGGCGCTCTTTTACTTTGGAGACTCGGTGGTGTGGCCGGACATCCACAAGGTGCCGGCGTGGAAGATGCTCGGGATGACGCTGATCGGTTTTACCATGGTGCCGGTGCCGGTCTCAATGGACATACGCGGCTGGCGGGAGCTGTACCCCATCAACGGACCGGCCTGGACCCTGATGCTTGAGTATATCGCAAACCTTTTGTACGGGCTTGTCATAAGGCACTTGCCCAAGTGGGCGCTGGGGGCGCTGGTGTCCGCCGCGGGATGCGCGCTTGTCAACCTTGCGGTGTTCGGCCCCCACGGCGACGTGGTGGGCGGCTGGTCCATGACGGGGGAGCAGCTGAACATCGGGTTCACGCGGCTCGTGTATCCGTTCTTTGCCGGCCTGCTGCTTTTCCGCATGGTAAAGCTGATAAAAATCAAACACGCCTTTTGGCTGTGCAGCCTGCTCATCGTGACGGTCTTTTGTGTGCCGCGTATCGGCGGCGCCCATCATCCCTGGATGAACGGCCTGTACGAGTCGTTTTGCATAATCTTCATTTTTCCGCTTATCGTGTTTCTGGGGGCAAGCGGCACGCATGAAGGGAAATACGCCTCACGCGCGTGCAAGTTCCTGGGCGACATCTCGTATCCGATTTACATCACGCACTATCCGATAATTTACTGGTACACCGGGTGGGTCGCCGACAAAAAACTTTCCTTCGGCCAGGCATATCCCGTCGGGCTGCTCGTAGTAGTATCCAGTATCATTCTCGCATATTTGTGCTTCGGGTTTTATGACGTGCCGGTGCGGCGGTGGTTGGGGAAAAAGGTATTATTAAAAAATGAATAAAATAATTTTTATTGCGGGGGAGGTCTACCCCTTCGGGTACTTCCAAGGGTCGTCCCCCCGGGGTGCAGCTTCCGCCGCCTCCTTGACAAGAAATAGAATCAAAAAGGCGGCGGCGATCCGCACACGCACCCCTCTTTGGCGCCGGTGCCCCCGTGATTCGCAGGCACGCTTAGTGGCCGGCGAGACGAAGGTGGCAGCGCGAGCTTTACACGGTGGAGAAAGGCAAGTATTATAGCAATTTCGGAAAGATGTTAAGGCTTTTACAAATGCAATAATTGACCTATTACGGCGCGTCAGGCAGGACTGGAGGCGGCCAGGGGGAAACGCGAAGCGGTGCCCCCACCAAATGAGACTTGTTATGAGTAATCAAATATCATTCCTAAAACCCGAACACCTCGCCCCGATCCGAAACCTCACCCTTCGGACCAAGGCGATCGTCGAGGGAACCATCGCGGGACTTCACAAAAGTCCCTATCACGGGTTTTCCGCGCAGTTTCTCGAATACCGGCCCTACCTGCCGGGCGAGGCGGCGCGCCGCATTGACTGGCGCAAATACGCGAAGACCGGCCGGTCCGTGGTGCGGCTGTACGAGGACGAGACCAACCTGTTCGCGTGGCTGCTTCTTGACAAAAGCGCCTCGATGACGTTCAATTCCACCGCGGCGATGAGCAAATTCGAATATGCCCGGACGCTGGCCGCGTCGCTTTCGTGGATCCTCGTCCGCCAGCGCGACGCGGTGGGGCTGTACGCCTTCGACAGCGGCGAACACGTGATGCTGCCGCCGCGCTCCACCAACACCCAGCTCAAGGCCATACTCACGCGCCTCGAAACCATGGCGCCCGGCGGGACCACCGCCATTGCACGGTCGCTGTCGCGGCTCGCGGAGACGATCCGCAAGCGCGGGCTGTGCATCGTCATCTCGGACCTGCTCGACGAGCCGACGGCGATCATCACGGCACTGCGGCATCTGCGGTTCAAGCGCCAGGACGTGATGGTGCTGTGGGTGCTCGACCCGCTCGAGCGCGCGTTTTCCGCCGCCGGCGGCCTTGACGTACGCGACCTTGAGACGGGCGCCGGCGTCGCGGTGGACGGCCTCACCGCGTCGGAATATTTTTCCCGGGGCATGCTCGGCCACCAAAAGGCGATCGAGGACGCGTGCCGGTCGCTGAGGATCGGGTTTGAGCCCGTGGTCACCAGTGAACCGTTCCAGAAGGCGCTGTTGCGCGTCTTGGCAAAACGGAGGCGGCTGTTTTGAGCGGAATATCCTTTGTCCATCCGGAATTTCTCTGGGCGCTTTCCGGCCTGGCCATCCCGGTCATTGTCCATTTCCTCAACCGCAAGCGATCACGGCGGCTCGAATTCTCCACGATCAGGTTTTTTTCAGCCGGAGCCGTTTCCACCAGCAGGATGCGGCGGATCAAGCGGCTTCTTCTGCTGCTCGTGCGCATGGCGGCGATAGCCGCGGTGGTGGTCATCTTCAGCGGGCCCTATAGTGCAAAAGACCCCTTCATGGTCCTTTCGAATCCCGGCGCGTCGGTGTACGCCTTTGTTGATCCCACCATGAGCATGGACTACCGCGACGCGGGAATGCCCCTGTGGAAGAAAAGCTTTTTCCTGTGCGATACGCTTTCCCAATACCTGCCCGCGGCGGCGAAGCGGTATTTATACAACGAAGGACGGTCCGAATTCGTACAGGTAAAGTCATTCGGCGCGCCCCCCGAACCGTTTGTCAGGCACGGCCCGGCGGACATTGACAAAATGGCGTTCGCGCTCCCCGGTTCGACCGGGCGCGGGGCCGGCATGGCCGCGCTTGCGGTGTTGTCTGATTTTCAGCAGAACATCGGCGGGCCGCTTGACACCATGCTTGTCCGCGTTTCTTTGCCCGTGCTTCTCGTGAGCGTCGCCCCTTCGGAGCCCCGGAACTGCGGCATTCGGGACGTGTCGCTCTCGGCGGCCAACCGGTCCGTGATAACGGTGCGCGTCGCCTGCCAGGGGAGAAATCTTGACAGTGCGGGAATATCGGTTTCCGCCGGCGGCATGCGCTGCGGCCGCGCCGCGGTGAGCGCCGGTCCCGGCCGGGCCGAAAACGTGCCCGTGACCGTCACCGCCGATTTGCAAAACCCGCTCGGCACGGTCACGCTCGACTGCGACGAC contains:
- the map gene encoding type I methionyl aminopeptidase — translated: MQSVPNRNAPCYCGSGKKYKKCHMLLDQKSGAAQIKPKRRLAKTQSEIEAMRGAGAFNGELMDYMRRFVRAGASTLELDTLAHDYTVQHGHTPACLNYKGYPKSICTSINNVVCHGIPSAHDVLNNGDIVNVDLTTIVDGFYGDSSETFMIGDVGEKARHLVMVTAKAMLLGIAACRPGNHLQAIARAIEPYARAQGCSVVHQYTGHGVGTQFHEHFSVYHHIATDGDDVELEPGMTLTVEPMINLGGWEVVTDPRDKWTVRTKDGSLSAQFEHTVLVTGGAPEILTLTPSQKKAGAAIIVPGMDLS
- the hflX gene encoding GTPase HflX yields the protein MKPTRLFDTDVPPPSERVILAGLFTEGTDPELFEIDMKEMRMLCATAGATIAETAVQRRDAPVASTYIGTGKLEEIRGLMKRHGCKTVVIDGQLSPGQVRNIEKIVEGKVIDRAQLILDIFAKHARTNEARIQVELAQMKTLYPRLTHAWTHFSQQVGGIGTTGPGEKQLEVDRRLIKKKISDLNDRLKAIEKSRATQRKSRAGEFKVTLVGYTNVGKSCLLNALSGADVLVQNRLFATLDTATRRTFIQGIGEIVISDTVGFLRKLPPDLVASFRGTLEVVSQADLLLIVMDAASPWSDRQLATVKEVLADLGADHIPHLLLFNKIDLVADPVARKKLSVNYPDALLVSALSPDDMAVVKEHVAEIIRTYKKDAAAADIIAKKTKELNRDPDEPAGLPWENR
- a CDS encoding acyltransferase, with protein sequence MQAPQLLSKPRYSILDGLRGVAAVMVVIFHVFEAHARGHFDQIVNHGYLAVDFFFVLSGFVVAYAYDDRFVSMGVMGFFKRRLVRLHPMVIMGSVVGAALFYFGDSVVWPDIHKVPAWKMLGMTLIGFTMVPVPVSMDIRGWRELYPINGPAWTLMLEYIANLLYGLVIRHLPKWALGALVSAAGCALVNLAVFGPHGDVVGGWSMTGEQLNIGFTRLVYPFFAGLLLFRMVKLIKIKHAFWLCSLLIVTVFCVPRIGGAHHPWMNGLYESFCIIFIFPLIVFLGASGTHEGKYASRACKFLGDISYPIYITHYPIIYWYTGWVADKKLSFGQAYPVGLLVVVSSIILAYLCFGFYDVPVRRWLGKKVLLKNE
- a CDS encoding DUF58 domain-containing protein yields the protein MSNQISFLKPEHLAPIRNLTLRTKAIVEGTIAGLHKSPYHGFSAQFLEYRPYLPGEAARRIDWRKYAKTGRSVVRLYEDETNLFAWLLLDKSASMTFNSTAAMSKFEYARTLAASLSWILVRQRDAVGLYAFDSGEHVMLPPRSTNTQLKAILTRLETMAPGGTTAIARSLSRLAETIRKRGLCIVISDLLDEPTAIITALRHLRFKRQDVMVLWVLDPLERAFSAAGGLDVRDLETGAGVAVDGLTASEYFSRGMLGHQKAIEDACRSLRIGFEPVVTSEPFQKALLRVLAKRRRLF